The Capra hircus breed San Clemente chromosome 22, ASM170441v1, whole genome shotgun sequence DNA segment TCACTGGTAAATGGTGCCCCCGACCCCGCCCCTACCCCGGCTCAACACAGACAACAGGGCAGGCACTCTCCACTCTGATGCTGTCAATGAGTAACTTCTGGGTGCACCCTGGGAGCCCAGCGAGAAGGCCATAAGGAAAGGCCGGTTTCACACCAATCCCGGCGACTCCGGTGAAGAGGGCTGGGATAGGAACACTCTCCCAGTTTCAAGGGCAGAGTTTATATGCCCTTTTGGTTGGCCAGGACAGCCCCAGGTCCAGGAGACTGGTTGTTCTTTGCAGGCAGAAGTTAGGCAGCCTTGGGTCCTGCTGAATCGGTCCAGAGTTGGGGGGCCCAGAAGAGCTAGGCTTTGACTGTAGTTGGGGCTTGAGATGTGGAGGGTGGAGGAGAGATCTTATTTGTATAAGTTGGGAACTGGAGGCCCAGCTCCAAAGCACCCTTTTCAGTCTGCTCTGGCCTAGTCATTAATAAAAGTGGGGCTGACAACTGTGTCCTTCGAGAAGCTGAGTGGCTTGGAGTGGGTTGTGGGTTCCGCATCTTCCCTGCTGGCTGAGTTTTATTGGCTGTGAAATGAGGGTTCTTTTCAACATTTGAGGAGCACCTGCTCAGTGCTAACGTCTGTCCCGCTTACTGGGGCCTCTGAATTAGAAGTCACATTCTTTGCCTTTAAGGAATTTCAGGATAGGAGCGTGGAACAGGGAGAAAAATGGCCTTGGTTGGTGCCTCGCGTGCCAGGCACACACCGCATCACGTTGAACGATCAGAGCAATCCTGCCTCCCATTCTCCAGATGGgaaatctgaggctcagagaccccAAGGCAGAGCTGCAATGTACACCAGGGTGGTGGCTGGGGATGCCCACCAGTCACACATGGTGGGCTTCTCAGGAGCCTGGGGGACAGTGAGGGCTTCTCTGGGAGGTGATGGTTGGGTACCTCATGTAATAGGGAGTGAGCGTGGGGGAGTGTGATGAGCAGTCTGCAGTTCGGCCTGGCAGGAACGAAGAGCATGTGTGGGGGAGCCCTGGCAAGGATCCCACAGGAGAACGTGTGGACGGGAGGGCTTGACCTTTATCCTCCGGGCCCCGGGGGGTGCCTCCAAAGATGCTGGAGAGAGGGACATCCTCTGAGGTGGGAGGAGGTGCACTGGAGGGGCCAGAGGCTGTCTGTGACCAGGGTGAAGTGAAATATGTGACCGATAAGGAGAAAAATGTCACCacccttcttttccttcccacCCGTGGTATGTGGGGAAGGGCGAGGGTGGCTCGGCCCCGTGGCAGTGATTGAAGAAGGCTGACACTTTCCCCAGCGGGGGTCAGCCTCCAGCCTTCGATGTGACTTTGCCAGAAGCTGTTTGGGTCCTGCCCATTGGCTTCCTGTGGGCCACTCGACCCAGTTGTGATTTTACATGTAGGGAGTGCCTTGGTGGCTGCCCCTTGAGGGTTGGAGAACTCTGGCATGAAGTCCGCGCTGAGCAAATGTTTGTAAGCGAATGGTGGGGCAGACCCTCTGCCCAAGGCGCATCCCTGGGAGGGAGGCGGTGGGAGGGGCCGAGCAGTAGCTGAGTGTAGCAGCCGGCCTTTGCCCATCCTCAGGCAGACCCCATCTTCCCGGGGGAAGAAACTTTCCCCACTGTGCCTTGGATACAAGGTGGGGGGctcctgggaagcctggcctTGCCATAGTCCTGGGCTTCTCGCTGGGTTCACGGCTCTCCCtgccgcccccctccccctgccccctcggTGGCAAACAGTGGCTGCCTTGTTCCCGCTCCCATAGAGCTGTCCTGTTCTCTGCACACTAAAAATGGAAACCCCCAAGCTATTTTGGGAGCAGTGCCCAGCCAGGCTGTGGCCACAGCTCCTCGCTGGACCTTCCTCCAAGCCTTACGCCCAGCCCTGCTCCCTCTGGGCCAGCCTCAGTAGCACCCAGCTCGGGGGGCCTCGGCTGGGAGGAGCCAACCTGGACCCTGGGAAGCTGTCGGAGGAGCACTGTGCACCGGCAGACTGGCAGCCGGGTGGCAGGAGGGGCTGGGCCATGTGGCCTGGACACAAACAAGCAGGGAGAACATCTCACAGCTTGGGATGCGCTGCCGGTCCCCAGCGCTTTACCTACCGTGGTGCTCCAGGCTGGAGACCAGCCAGGTTTTAGCAGGGTGGTGGCATGGTTTCCTGGTCTCCCCAGGCTTCAGGTGGAGTCTGCAGGGAGAGGGTCTGTGAGGAGAGCAGGCCCTCGAGGTATGGGAAGTTTCAGGGGATGTGGGGTACTCATCAGTGACTTCCTCTAGGACGCCCCACCCCCGTCCCCGCCCCTCCACCTCCCACTCTGCTCTGACCTGCAGGAGAGGAAATAGCAAGAGATGATGGCCTGGCTTCCAGAGCCCTTGAGGACTTAGGGCTCGAACCAGGGAAGTGTGTGTGATCTGTCTGTGTGGGGTCTGGATGTGGCTGCTGGTGTGTGTGTcttgggtgggtgggtaggtgaGTGTGCCTGTGTGGGGTGTGCTTCCGGGTATGTGTCTCTGGCTTGTATGTACAGGCGGTGGGTGCATGCATCCCAGTGTGCTCACGCCCATGTGTTTGGGTGTTGGTGTGTGCATGCAGGGTGGGTGGTGTGTATACTTCTTGGTATGTCCGAGCATGAGTGTGCTCATGTGCTGGTGGCAGCCTGGGGCAAGGCTTGGCCTGGGCCTGTGAGCAGGGCATGTACCTGGGCACCCTGAGAGGGCAGAGTTTGGGCAGAGGGCAAGGATGGGAGATGCTGAGGGCGGGCTGTAGGGGAGAATAGGACCACAGTGGGGGCCAGACTGGGCCCACCAGCCACGCAGCTCCTCCATAGCTGCCCTTTCCCAGGCTCCAAGGATGCCTGGTTCCGCTGCCCTCCCCCTCCATGGGCTCTGAGGAGGCGTCCCCTGTGGAATGTGTTTGGTGGCCGAGGGCCAGGCTGGGCCCAGCTCCACTAGCAGactgggcagtggggaggggtaCCTTTGTGCTGCCTCCATGGTGGGGGGCCCACGGGCCTActgcccagcccccagctccaTGCTCTGCTCTCTCCCCGGCTAGGTGGCTCCCGCTCGGGGCATGCCGTTGTCTCCTGATCCAGCCGGCCCTGCCAGGTGAGCCTGGCCTCACACCCAAGTGTGGGACTCCCACCTCTACTCGGGACTCTCCAAGCTGGGGTCCAGCCATTTAGGCCCTGTCCATGGCAGCCTTGACCCCTCATCTCTCTGGTCTGTTGGTTCTCTGCTTATCACCCTTCTGGATTCCTAGCCTGAAAGGCCCTTCACCCATTTCTTGCCCTGCCCTAACATGCAGGTGGCCCATGGGATCTCGCCCTCTCGTTTCCTGCCCAGGAAACTGACATCCATGCAGAGGGGCGTTCTGGGTCCCTTCCCGTCCCCTGGCTCTCCTGCCCCTTCCAGGCCCTGGTCCCCAGGAGCAGGATGTTTCCTGCATCTCTGCCTCTCTGGCTCCTCACCCTTGGACCCTGTGTTGACAGTAGGCAGTCTAGGTCAGGGCTGGGGGTTGCCTGTCTCCTAAGAGAGTGATACTTACAGAAAACAGGCAGTGTTGACGTTTCCAGGACAGCGTCTGCTGAGCCCTTGTAAGTGTGCGGTCCTGTGGTCCTCATCAGCGCGGTGCCATCTCAGCCTGGCCCTCGCTGGGTTGGGAGGGGCATCTCGCCAGTGTCACAGCCCTGTTTCCCACCAGTGGGCCCATGGGGCTCAGGCGGCCGCCCGAGCCCTGCTCACGCTCTCTGTCTCCCTGCCAGGTGACCATGCCTGCCCTCGGCCTAGCCCTCCTCCAGGCGCTCTGGGCCGGGTGGGTCCTCGCCCTCCAGCCCCCGCCACCGACGGCTTTCACCCCCAACGGTACGCGTTTGCAGCACCTGGCTCGAGACCCCACCTCAGGCACCCTCTACCTCGGAGCCACCAACTTCTTGTTCCAGCTGAGCCCCGAACTGCAGCTGGAGGCCACCGTGTCCACTGGCCCCGTGCTGGACAGCAGGGACTGTCTGCCCCCCGTGATGCCGGATGAGTGTCCCCAGGCGCAGCCCACCAGCAACCTGAACCAGCTGCTCCTGGTGAGCCCGGGGGCCCTGGTGGTGTGCGGCAGCGTGCACCAGGGGGTCTGTGAGCAGAGGCGCCTGGGGCAGCTCGGGCAGCTGCTGCTGCGGCCGGAACGGCCCGGGGACACCCAGTATGTGGCTGCCAATGACCCTACCGTCAGCACGGTGGGACTGGTGGCCCAGGGCCCGTCTGGGGAGCCCCTCCTGTTTGTGGGGCGAGGCTACACCAGCCGAGGTGTAGGGGGCGGCATCCCGCCCATCACCACCCGGGCCTTACAGCCCCCGGACCCCCAGGCTGCCTTCTCTTACGAGGAGACGGCCAAGCTCGCTGTGGGCCGCCTCTCGGAGTACAGCCATCACTTTGTGAGCGCCTTCGCGCGTGGGGCCAGTGCCTACTTCCTGTTCCTTCGGCGGGACCTGCAGGCTCAGTCTCGAGCCTTCCGCGCCTACGTGTCTCGTGTATGCCTCCGGGATCAGCACTACTACTCCTATGTGGAGCTGCCCCTGGCCTGTCAGGGGGGCCGCTACGGGCTCATCCAGGCTGCGGCCGTGGCCGCATCTGCAGAGGTGGCCCAGGGCGAGGTGCTCTTCGTGGCCTTTTCCTCTGCGGCTCCCCCGACCGTGGGCCGGCCCCCATCGGCAGCTGCCGGGATGACTGGAGCATCAGCACTCTGTGCCTTCCCCCTGGATGAGGTGGATCGCCTTGCTAATCGCACCCGCGATGCCTGCTacacccgggagggccgcgcggaGGACGGGGCGGAGGTGGCCTACATCGAGTACGATGTCAACTCCGACTGTGCTCAGCTGCCCGTGGTAAGTCCTGGCGCTGGCCAGCCCTTCCCTGTCTCTGAGGCCACTGGGGAGGCATTTACTGGTCAGGTCAGCGGATGTTAAGTGATTGCTTTGTGTCTGGGTGATGGAGGGATATCTTATAGTGAGAGTGGCATACAGGGGGAGCAGAGAGCCAGCTGTGCAGGGCTGTGCTTGGATCTGGCACCAAAGGGATGGCATTTGTGTAAGTGGACTGAGAGGGTGTTTGAGGGTCTAGGGTGCAGGGCATGGACCCAGAATGTGGCGAGGTTGGACTGTATTGTTTAAAGTTTCTTGAGAGGCAAGTGAGGTTCAGGCTTGTTGAGACTTGTTTGGCTCTCGTCTCGGGATGGGCGAACACTTCCCagatggcattagtggtaaagaatccgcctgccaatgcaggagacataagagatgcagggtcagtccttgggtggggaagatgtcctggaggaggtatggcaacccactccagtattcttgcctgggaagtcccatggacagaggagcctggcggacagaggagcctggcggactacagtccatggggtagcaaagagatgGACCTGACCGAAGcgtcttagcatgcatgcaggttGGATGAAAAGGGCAGAAGCTGCATATAGGGAGACTGACtcagtgagaggtgggaggggaccGAGGTTAGTGGACATGGAGAAAAGGATTCAGGCTGGAAGAAGTTTTGGAAGAATGGTCCAGGGGAAGGCTTGTGCATGAACTGGAGGAAGCagctcccaggccagggatgggAGAAAGGGGGGCCCCCAGACATGTGGGGATCACAGGAGGTGATGGAGCTGCTATAGACTGTGGAAGGAAGCCACTGAGGCAGGACCAGGGATGTGGCTACGGGAGAGCCAAGGACTGGCAGAGATGCTGGGAGAGGGGATGGGGTTGTTTAGGGAGGATGGAGGGGATCTGGGGAGGGCTTAACTTGGGCTTCTGGCTGTCTGCAGGACACTCTGGATGCGtatccctgtggctcagaccacACACCCAGCCCCATGGCCAGCCGTGTCCCCCTGGAAGCCACGCCGGTTCTGGAGTGGCCGGGGGTCCAGCTAACAGCCGTGGCGATCACCGTGGAAGATGGACACACCATTGCTTTTCTGGGCGACAGTCAAGGGCAGCTGCATAGGGTGAGTCCACAGGAGGTACTGGCCCCTGCCTCAGATCTGGAAGGGACGGGCTGCTGGGGACCCAGCCTGGGCAGAGCTATGCCTGGGACCCCCTGGGGCTGCGATGTGAGATCTACTATGTATCTCTGGCCCCAGGCTGGGGGAGATGacctgtgttcctctttctggGGCCGAATGGCGTTTACCCGTGATACCCCTACTCCCACCCCGGGGCTGGGTGGTAATGACTTGTACTGCCTAGGAGGAGATTCTACCTGTAAATTGCTTTACTGGGGGAAGCAGGGTGGGCCTTGGGCCTCAGGTCCTGTGGTCTCTGATCTCAGGCCTACTTGGGCCCAGGGAGCGATGGCCATCCGTACTCCACCCAGATCGTCCAGCAGGGGTCTGCGGTGAGCAGAGACCTCATCTTTGATGGGGCCTTCAGGCACCTGTATGTCATGACCCAGAGCACGGTGAGTGCCAGGCATCAGCCAGGGAGGGCGTGGCTGCTGGGAGGGCCTTTGAGGGAACCGGGGCCCCGTACGTGGGTGAGCTGCTGGCACTTGGGTCGCTGGCCTCAAGTCTTCTTTGCTGCTGTAGCTTCTCAAGGTTCCCGTGGCCTCCTGTGCTCAGCACCTGGACTGTGTGTCCTGCCTGGCTCACAGGGACCCATACTGTGGATGGTGTGTGCTCCTCGGCAGGTCAGTGCCCCTCCGcatcatccccaccccacccccagcctcctgctTGCAATGCTCCTACCCACTTGCCCTGTCTCCGGGATTCCCAGTCCTTGGCCCTTGACTCTCCACCTTTGACCCCTGGATGTGCCAGTCTCATCCTCCACCCTGACTTGCCAGGCATGTCATGGCCCCTTTGAGGATCTTGCCCAGGTCCCTAGGATTGCATGTATCCCTGCCCCGAGAACTGCCAGTGGCCCCCCGAGGGTCACAGGTGGACACTGGTCCTTCTCGTCCAGGTGCAGTCGCCGTTCCGAGTGCTCTCGGGGCCGGGGCTCAGAGCGGTGGCTGTGGAGCTTCCATCCTGAGCTGGGATGTCTGCGCGTGGCAGCACTGAGTCCTGCCAACATCAGCcgtgaggagaggagggaggtgaAGACCAGAGCAGGCGGGGCCCTGTTACTAACCCAGGCTGGGAAGGGTGCCTGTGACTCCTGGGGGCTAGTGGCCGCAGGTGCCTGCCTACAGCAGGCGCCTGTACATGGAGCCTGATCTGCTGCCCTGGGGCTCCAATGGTGTTCCGGCCTTTCTTGGCAGGTTTTCTTGTCGGTACCTGACCTGCCCCCACTGTGGCCAGGGGAGTCTTACTCCTGCCACTTCGGGGAATCCCAGAGTCCCGCCCTGCTGACCAATTCTGGGGTGATGTGCCCCTCCCCGGACCCTAGCGAGGCCCCAGAGCTGCCAAGAGGAGCCGGTGGGTGAGAGAAGGAGCCCCGCCATCTTCCCATTTTGCTCCAAGGGGTGTGATGGGGATGAGGTGTGAATGCAGGCAAAGGACGCCAGAGTGGTACCTTTCTCTGCATCCTCCATCTGCTCCCGGGTCCCCTCAAGTCCCTCTTtcctaccctgtggactgtgttCCTGACCTTTGGAGTGCTGATCCCAAACCCGGTGTGGTCTTGGGATCTGTGTGCCCCTCCCCTGTTCtcagcccagcccctcccctctctgCAGACCACGTGTCCGTGAGCATGGAGCTCAGGTTTGGCGCCGTCATGATTGCCGAGGCTGCCCTCTCCTTCTACGACTGCGTGGCCGTCACCTTGCTCCGCCCGTCGGCGCCGTGAGTTCTCACCCCGACCCCCGGTGCTTCCCCCACCCCGGGCTGCCCCGTGGTGCCCCCGCGCCCCCATGAGTGTGCTCTGTGCAGGTGCCAGGCCTGCGTGAGCAGCCACTGGGGGTGTAACTGGTGTGTCTGGCAGCACCTCTGCACGCACAAGGCCTCGTGTGATGCCGGGCCCATGGTGGTCGGCCGACAGGTGAGCCCGTCACCTTGCTGGGTCCGGGGGGGAGGGCGGGGTGGGGCACAGCGGTGCCCCTCGtgagggtttctctggtggcctGGGCCTGTGTGTCTGCCTGCCCCTGTGCTCCGTTACGAGCACCTGAGCTGCCGTGTGGGACCCGCTCCCCGGAGGATGGCTGTCAGCATCCCACCTGTTTCGGGAGAGGCCGTTAGCGGCTGAGAGGCAGGAGAGGTCTGGGCCTTGCGGCCCGCCTCGGCACAGACGCCCCCAgagcctgccccccaccccctcccatccCCTCTGGAGAATTAATGGGCTGTTTTTGTCTCTCTTCTCCTTGGTCTCCTTTCCTTTTAACATACCCTTtgcctgcctgctgcctgctcccGCGCCTGCCTGCTGAGTGGCCCTTCCTGTCCCTTCCtgtccctctctgcctccccctcCAGAGCCCGCTTCTCTCCCCGGCCCCTCCTGCCCGAGATGCAcccacctccttcccacccaCAGCCCCCCAGGCCATGGTCACTCCCACCCCTGACACCCTGCCTGTGGACACTCCTTCCGTAGCCTCCGATGTCCCCCCCGGGGCCAGGCCTTCCCCATTCAGCCCCTGGGGCCCATGGGCAGGAACTGGCCCCACCCCTGCCTCGGCTCCAACAGAGTTGCCTCTCCCTGGGGACCCTCCTCCTGCCCCGTCCAGCCCCCAGAGCACGCCTGGACCCGCCGTGCTCACTCCCTCGGCCTTAGGACCCCTGGCCACCCCCGAGGACCAGCCAGCCTCGCACCCACTACCCTCCGAGGCAGCAGCCCTGGCCCCCGCCCCTGTGGAGCCTGGCCCCGAGGCCCCCCCCTTGGCGGGCCCCCGGGACCACCCCCCCGGCTCTGCCCCTGCCACCACTTTCCCAGGGGCCGCTGGCTCCACGAAGCCCGCTCTGGACTGGCTCATGAGAGAAGGCGGCGAGCTGCCCGAGGCGGACGAGTGGACGGGGGGTGATACGCCCGCCTTGTCCACTTCCAGCCTCCTCTCAGGTGATGGAGACTCCGCTGAGCACGAGGGCCCTCCCGCCCCGCTCATCCTCCTGTCCAGCTTGGACTACCAGTACGACACCCCTGGGCTCGGGGAGCTGGTGAGACCCGGCCCAGGAAGGGGGCCTCAAGGGAGGGGATGGGGGCCCATCTTGTGATTCTGCCGGcgagggatggggtggagggtggggtgtgCCGCCCAGCACTGACCCAGGCCCCCTGGGGTTCTGCCTGAGGAGGGGGTGCTGTGATGGTGGGTGGGTGCCATAGACTGCCTTGCTCTTGGGGCCGCAGGAGGAAGTGACCTGGGGGGCAGCCTCCTGCCCTTGTGTGGAGAGCGTGCAGGGCTCCAGCCTGATGCCCGTCCACGTGCGGCGAGAAGTGCTACTGCTGGGCCGGAACCTGCGCCTCTTCCAGGTGCGTGTGGCCCGTGTGGGGGTGTCACCGTggcctcctgtgtgtgtgtgtgtgtgtgtctgtatgtgagttactcagtcgtggctgactctttgcaaccccgtggacttcaaCCCTCCaccttcctttgtccatggaatttcccaggcgagaatactggagtgggttgccatttccttctccaggggatcttcccacccagggattgaacctaggtctatGGCATTGCAGTCagatccttttctctttttctggaaaGGTTTACTGTGCACGGAGGGGAAAGTTTCAGTCCTTCTTGGCTGCCGCTTTCCTCATGGTGGCTGGGACGTCGCTCAGCTCCTCTCTTCATCTTAGCATGGATGCGAGTCCCCACCCTTTTCTTGATCAACTTGAGGGGCCCCTTGTCCTTGGAGACAGTGAGCAGCTCTCTGGCCCACCATTCATAAGGGGCGAAACCACACGCCTCGCAGGTCGTGTTCCGCACGAACTTGGTGTGTTTGGTGAGGCGCCTGCAGCGGCGGCAACATGCCTCGGGTTGCTCGCGTCCTTGGTCACCTTGGGGCCCTTGTTGAGGCCCACGGCTCCAGGGAGTACAGAGCCTTGGCTTGCTCGCATCCGTGGCCCTTGTGGCCCTTGTTGCCCTTGTTGAGGCCCACGGCCCCGGGGAGCGCAGAGCCTCGGCTTGCTCACGTCTTTGGTCGCCTTGGGGCCCCTGTTGAGGCCCATGGTCCCGGGGAGCGCAGAGCCTTGGCTTGCTTGTGTCCGTGGCCCTTGTGGTCCTTGTTGAGGCTCACGTCCCCGGGGAGTGCAGAGCCTCGGCTTGCTTGAGTCTGTGGCCACCTTGCGGCCTGTGTTGAGGCCCACGGCCCCGGGGAGTGCAGAGCCTCGGCTTGCTCACGTCCGTGGCCGCCTTGCAACCTGTGTTGAGGCCCATGGCCCCGAGGAGCGCATAGCCTTGGCTTACTCGCGTCCGTGGCTGCCTTGCGGCCCTTGTTGAGGCCCACGGCCCCGGGGAGCACAGAGCCTTGGCTTGCTCACGTCCATGGCCGCCTTGCGGCCCTTGTTGAGGCGCACATCCCCGGGGAGCGCAGAGCCTCGGCTGTTGTTCTTCAGTGGCTGTCATGGCGggagtgcaggcagattctttactgtctgagccagcagaggAGGAAGCAGTGGCCTCCTTGGCTGTCCGTGAACCTGACACAAGTCCCGGGGAGGAAGGGAAAACGTGACCTCAGGTCTCGATCCCAGCCCAGGGACCGTGCTGGGGGCCCCGTGGGGCTCACCAGGCCcggctcctgaggctgcccccaCCGCCGTGTCCTTTGCCCCCAGGACAGCCCAGGAGACCACGAGTGTGTGATGGAGCTGGAGGGCCGGGAGGTGGTGGTTGAGGCCCGGGTTGAGTGTGAGCCGCCTCCAGATACCCGGTGCCACGTCACGTGCCGGCCGCACCAGGTACACCCCCGAGTCCTGGGTACTGGCTGCAGGCTGGCTGCAGGTCGGCTACCGAGCTCGCTGGCTGCACCACGCTCAGCCCAGCCCACTCTCCAACCATGTGACCCCGAGGGAGTCCTGGTACCCCAGCTCTGACCTCTGACCCTGTCCCCCAGGGGCTGTTCTGACCCTGTGCCCCAGGGTGTCCTGTATCCCAGCTCTGACCTCTGACCCTGTGCTCCGAGGGTTCTTCTCTGACCTCTGACCCTGTGCCCAGGGGTTCTTCTCTGACTTCTGACCCTGTGCCCCAGGGGTTCTGCTCTGACCCTGTGCCCCCAGGGGAATCCTGTACCTCAGCTATGACCTCTGACCCTGTGCTCCGGGGATTCTTCTCTGACCCTGTGCCCAGGGGTCCTATTCTGACCTCTGACCCTGTGCCCCAGGGGTTCTGCTCTAACCCTGTGCCCCAGGGGATCCTGTACCTCAGCTCTGACCTCTGACCCTGTGCCCCGGGCGATCCTATACCCCAGCTTTGACCTCTAACCCTGTGCCCCAGGGGTTCTGCACTGACCCTGTGCCCAGGGGATCCTGTACCTCAGCTCTGACCCTGTGTTCCGAGGGTTCTTCTCTGGCCTCTGACCCTGTGCCCAGGGGTCCTACTCTGACCTCTGACCCTGTGCACTGTGGGTTCTGCTCTGACCCTGTGCCCTGGGGGATCCTGTACCTCAGCTCTGACCCTGTGTCCCGGGGAGTTCTATACCCCAGCTCTGACCTTTGACCCTGTGCCCCAGGGGTTCAGCTCTGACCCTGTGCCCCAGGGGATCCTGTACCCTACCTATGACTTTCAGCTTCATGTTCCCACAAAGGGAACAGACACTGGTCCTTTCTCTGGCTACCCTCTCCCCAGGCCCAGTGGCTCCCCTAACCCCAGGCTCTGACCCCACTCCTGTTTCTCTAGCTCAGCTACGAGGCTCTGCAGCCAGAGCTCCGCGTGGGGCTGTTCTTGCGCCGGGCCGGCCGTCTGCGTGTGGACAGCGTGGATGGGCTACACGGTGAGCCACTTGGGGCTGCGGGGACTGGCTGGAGGCAACAGGGCTGTTCCCGGCCTGcctgtcactctcttctctccACCCCGCAGTGGTGCTTTATGACTGTTCTGTGGGCCACGAGGACTGCAGCCGCTGCCAAACCGCCCTGCCCCAGTACGGCTGCGTCTGGTGCAAGGGGGAGCGCCCCCAGTGCATGGCCCGGGAGGCCTGCGGCGAGGCTGAGGCTGTGGTCACCCAGTGCCCAGCACCCGTCATCCACTCGGTGAGTTGAAGTACTGGCGCATCCCTTCGACGGGGTGGGGCTGCTGTGGGTTCATGGGGTGGAGAGGTGGAAGAGGCTGGGCTGTCTCTCCAGGCTGCCAGGGGTCACCAGGTGAGTGGAGGTGACCAGTCCCTGTCCCGGAACAGGTGGAGCCACTGACTGGGCCTGTAGACGGTGGCACCCGGGTCACCATCAGGGGCTCCAACCTGGGCCAGCACGTGCAGGACGTGCAGGACACGGTCAGAGTGGCTGGAGTGCCCTGTGCTGTGGATGCCCAGGAGTACGAGGTGTCCAGCAGGTGAGCGGGCTGCATTGGGAGGAGCAAGGGACACCCCGTGGTCTAGGCAGCTGGCTTTTCGGCTGAGCGCCATGCACCCGCGGCTCGTC contains these protein-coding regions:
- the PLXNB1 gene encoding plexin-B1 isoform X1, with the translated sequence MPALGLALLQALWAGWVLALQPPPPTAFTPNGTRLQHLARDPTSGTLYLGATNFLFQLSPELQLEATVSTGPVLDSRDCLPPVMPDECPQAQPTSNLNQLLLVSPGALVVCGSVHQGVCEQRRLGQLGQLLLRPERPGDTQYVAANDPTVSTVGLVAQGPSGEPLLFVGRGYTSRGVGGGIPPITTRALQPPDPQAAFSYEETAKLAVGRLSEYSHHFVSAFARGASAYFLFLRRDLQAQSRAFRAYVSRVCLRDQHYYSYVELPLACQGGRYGLIQAAAVAASAEVAQGEVLFVAFSSAAPPTVGRPPSAAAGMTGASALCAFPLDEVDRLANRTRDACYTREGRAEDGAEVAYIEYDVNSDCAQLPVDTLDAYPCGSDHTPSPMASRVPLEATPVLEWPGVQLTAVAITVEDGHTIAFLGDSQGQLHRAYLGPGSDGHPYSTQIVQQGSAVSRDLIFDGAFRHLYVMTQSTLLKVPVASCAQHLDCVSCLAHRDPYCGWCVLLGRCSRRSECSRGRGSERWLWSFHPELGCLRVAALSPANISREERREVFLSVPDLPPLWPGESYSCHFGESQSPALLTNSGVMCPSPDPSEAPELPRGADHVSVSMELRFGAVMIAEAALSFYDCVAVTLLRPSAPCQACVSSHWGCNWCVWQHLCTHKASCDAGPMVVGRQSPLLSPAPPARDAPTSFPPTAPQAMVTPTPDTLPVDTPSVASDVPPGARPSPFSPWGPWAGTGPTPASAPTELPLPGDPPPAPSSPQSTPGPAVLTPSALGPLATPEDQPASHPLPSEAAALAPAPVEPGPEAPPLAGPRDHPPGSAPATTFPGAAGSTKPALDWLMREGGELPEADEWTGGDTPALSTSSLLSGDGDSAEHEGPPAPLILLSSLDYQYDTPGLGELEEVTWGAASCPCVESVQGSSLMPVHVRREVLLLGRNLRLFQDSPGDHECVMELEGREVVVEARVECEPPPDTRCHVTCRPHQLSYEALQPELRVGLFLRRAGRLRVDSVDGLHVVLYDCSVGHEDCSRCQTALPQYGCVWCKGERPQCMAREACGEAEAVVTQCPAPVIHSVEPLTGPVDGGTRVTIRGSNLGQHVQDVQDTVRVAGVPCAVDAQEYEVSSSLVCITGASREEVAGTVTVEVPGRGRGVSELDFAYQDPKVQSVFPARGPRAGGTSLTLHGSKLLTGRLEDIRVVVGDQPCHLLLEQQAEQLQCETSPHPTPATLPVAVWFGAAERRLQHSQFEYTSDPNVTSASPTKSFLSGGREIRVCGQNLDVVQTPRIRVTVATSASRPGQGLERRRRVVPETACFPGVSCGGLHFEEPCHVNSSQLITCRTPALPGLPEDPWVRVEFILDNLVFDFATLNPTPFSYEPDPTLQPLNPEDPSAPFRHKPGSVLSVEGENLDLAMSKEEVVALIGDGPCVVKTLTRHHLYCEPPMEQPLPRHHALREVPDALPEFTVQMGNLRFSLGHVQYDGESPVAFPLAAQVGLGVGTSLLALGVIIIVLMYRRKSKQALRDYKKVQIQLENLESSVRDRCKKEFTDLMTEMTDLTSDLLGSGIPFLDYKVYAERVFFPGHQESPLHRDLGVPESRRPTVEQGLGQLSNLLNSKLFLTKFIHTLESQRTFSARDRAYVASLLTVALHGKLEYFTDILRTLLSDLVAQYVAKNPKLMLRRTETVVEKLLTNWMSICLYTFVRDAVGEPLYMLFRGIKHQVDKGPVDSVTGKAKYTLNDNRLLREDVEYRPLTLNALLAVGHGAGEAQGVPVKVLDCDTISQAKEKMLDQLYKGVPLAQRPDPRTLDVEWRSGVAGHLILSDEDVTSEIQGLWRRLNTLQHYKVPDGATVALVPCLTKHVLRESQDYVPGESLGTGTPMLEDVDEGGIRPWHLVKPSEEPEPPRPRRGSLRGGERERAKAIPEIYLTRLLSMKGTLQKFVDDLFQVILSTSRPVPLAIKYFFDLLDEQAQQHGISDQDTVHIWKTNSLPLRFWINIIKNPQFVFDVQTSDNMDAVLLVIAQTFMDACTLADHKLGRDSPINKLLYARDIPRYKRMVERYYADIRQTIPASDQEMNSILAELSRNYSGDLGARVALHELYKYINKYYDQIITALEEDGTAQKMQLGYRLQQIAAAVENKVTDL